One genomic window of Bremerella sp. JC817 includes the following:
- a CDS encoding c-type cytochrome produces MRPIISALTIALAWFFAPASVVLAQFEEDFAPGLITTIQATDGTRCVRIDPTVSFDWGKASPDLRISEGKFSARWDGLLLSRTSGDYTIYAYVCGKVRVQLEDQVVLEANTTTPQWVTGKPLSMKFDWHPFQVDFARTQPNAELKLFWSGPDFPLEPIPAEYFYHDIDKTIEQPFERGRELIAGYRCTACHDVQQQQLAAKAPSLAQLDGNLSEPWLREWLASKPAEEDSDTLRRMPHFELSNDDVDAVVEYLLSESKPREKKSELPTKGSAPSGKNLVLTLGCTACHTIGELGTASVMGGPDLTNIAAKRPRGFFQTWLADPAKLNPDHRMPVYDLNDKQRDDISSYLATLTEDKTLAQTPVRQFNPLLIEQGRKLIADNRCQSCHTLPGDAAKQVHPSLPKLGPGNLWQDACMGSPVAAKGQPGYQLPESDREAIKTYIREVARAKQSPQASADAAWILKENNCLACHPRGTGKGLSETAKEVVDAHSGLTSLLPSMVPPSLNSVGDKLHDQALLAAIRRSGGNHRPWLRVQMPKFDLTAEEQQALVNHFVAQDRIPEKAPAIPTIPEVEGLAATIAGSRLVTTDGFGCTSCHQVGQMIPPKAPLNAKGPDLSMLGDRIREPWFYRWVHDPARIVPRMEMPSVKLPVQGVLDNQVDTQLAAVWHVLNTPDFTPPKPDPVRIVRQTGAKSATDRAIVLTDVIKLADKKVLIKPLLVGLPNRNNVLYDLESASLYQWWVGDVARQRSEGKTWHWEIGGRGLFDPTSPVPEIVLRDGDDNPISPRRDGQFFTRFGEIDYDGDALTWTQTLHFGTSDPIDLEVRQTLTPLWTKEGSPRNGFTRSITVTNLPEGYSIGLRLPRETLAGPVQLAGQVDDQIQFSSGDMLIALDHAETLSPDAGQLVWLAANEKNLTATYSLRLPGETIAAAAALPPQLSKAVDLDIIPGWSATRLPITTEMMSIAMDWQPDGSLMAASLKGRIWKLTDTDGDGLEDTYRQFGDEYAAPYGLKAHGKYVDIVNKYALLRLWDEDGDGIVEKVTNLSNGWGHTDDYHDWVVGLPQDADGNYYAAIPCQQDGRSKEAARLRGTVVKLTPTSDDPHKQTYRIEELTAGHRFPMGIARNHQGELFVTDNQGNWNPFNELNHVVPGLRYGFINAVDRKPGFAPPETPPSIAIPHPWTRSVNGICFLETPADVREKLGYDLFGPWEGDLVGCEYDTRRLVRMSLEKVGDTIQGAAYPLTVDPPQDVEKGLLGPISCAVAPDGDLYVSNLRDAGWGGGNNVGTFTRLRPNSVHLPLGIDEVRATPTGFKIRFTDQIDAGYGNLASNYSIASYTRTSTPAYGGDDQQRRLESVASVVVSEDRLEATVTLEAPIREGFVYELFLDDEIAGPGKTLWPKEAHYTMRKVREN; encoded by the coding sequence ATGCGCCCTATCATCTCGGCCCTGACCATCGCCCTTGCCTGGTTTTTCGCTCCCGCCAGCGTCGTGCTAGCTCAATTTGAAGAAGACTTCGCTCCTGGGCTGATCACCACGATCCAGGCAACCGACGGCACACGCTGCGTTCGCATCGATCCGACGGTGTCTTTCGACTGGGGCAAAGCATCGCCCGATCTTCGGATCAGCGAAGGGAAGTTCAGTGCAAGGTGGGACGGCCTGCTGCTCAGCCGCACCTCTGGCGATTACACCATCTATGCCTATGTGTGTGGCAAAGTTCGCGTTCAGCTCGAAGACCAGGTCGTGCTAGAAGCCAACACGACTACGCCGCAGTGGGTCACTGGCAAGCCGTTGTCGATGAAGTTTGATTGGCATCCGTTTCAGGTCGACTTCGCCAGAACTCAGCCCAATGCCGAGCTCAAGCTGTTCTGGTCAGGACCTGACTTTCCTCTCGAGCCGATCCCTGCCGAGTACTTCTATCACGACATCGACAAGACGATCGAACAGCCTTTTGAACGAGGCCGCGAACTGATTGCCGGCTATCGCTGTACCGCGTGTCACGATGTCCAGCAGCAGCAACTCGCCGCCAAGGCTCCGTCGCTGGCCCAACTGGATGGCAACCTTTCCGAGCCATGGCTTCGCGAATGGCTCGCCAGCAAGCCGGCGGAAGAGGATTCAGACACACTTCGCCGCATGCCTCATTTCGAGCTCTCGAACGACGACGTCGATGCGGTGGTCGAATATCTTCTGTCGGAATCGAAGCCACGCGAAAAGAAAAGCGAGCTGCCCACGAAAGGCTCGGCCCCCAGTGGAAAGAACCTGGTGCTAACCCTCGGCTGCACCGCCTGTCATACGATTGGCGAGCTCGGCACGGCCAGCGTGATGGGTGGCCCAGACCTGACCAACATCGCCGCGAAACGCCCGAGAGGCTTCTTTCAAACTTGGCTGGCTGATCCCGCTAAGCTGAACCCAGACCATCGGATGCCGGTTTACGATTTAAATGACAAACAGCGTGACGACATCTCTTCGTACCTGGCAACGCTGACCGAAGACAAAACCTTAGCCCAGACGCCTGTCCGCCAATTCAATCCGCTGCTGATCGAGCAAGGCCGCAAGCTGATCGCGGACAATCGCTGCCAGTCTTGTCATACGCTGCCTGGCGATGCCGCCAAGCAGGTTCACCCTTCGTTGCCGAAGCTTGGCCCTGGCAACCTCTGGCAAGATGCCTGCATGGGATCGCCGGTGGCCGCCAAAGGGCAGCCTGGCTACCAACTGCCAGAATCAGACCGCGAAGCGATCAAGACCTACATTCGCGAAGTTGCCCGAGCCAAGCAGTCGCCGCAAGCGAGTGCCGATGCCGCTTGGATCTTGAAAGAGAACAACTGCCTGGCCTGCCATCCTCGTGGCACCGGGAAGGGCCTTTCGGAAACGGCCAAAGAGGTTGTCGACGCCCACTCAGGTCTCACTTCATTGCTTCCGTCGATGGTGCCTCCGTCGCTCAACAGTGTTGGCGATAAGCTGCACGACCAAGCCTTGCTGGCCGCCATTCGCCGTAGCGGAGGCAATCACCGGCCATGGCTACGCGTGCAGATGCCGAAGTTCGATCTGACGGCCGAGGAACAACAGGCCCTCGTCAATCACTTCGTCGCTCAGGATCGCATCCCGGAGAAAGCCCCGGCGATTCCCACCATTCCTGAAGTCGAAGGGCTGGCGGCAACCATCGCTGGATCGCGGCTGGTCACAACCGATGGCTTCGGCTGCACCAGTTGCCATCAGGTCGGGCAGATGATCCCTCCGAAGGCTCCGCTAAATGCCAAAGGACCTGACCTGTCGATGCTGGGGGATCGTATCCGCGAGCCCTGGTTCTATCGCTGGGTCCATGATCCTGCACGCATCGTTCCACGCATGGAAATGCCCAGCGTGAAACTGCCGGTCCAAGGCGTGCTCGACAACCAGGTCGATACCCAGTTGGCCGCCGTGTGGCATGTGCTCAATACGCCAGACTTCACGCCGCCGAAGCCTGACCCGGTTCGCATCGTGCGACAAACAGGCGCGAAGTCGGCCACCGATCGAGCGATCGTGTTGACCGATGTTATCAAGCTGGCCGACAAGAAGGTGCTGATCAAGCCGCTGCTGGTGGGTCTGCCGAATCGGAACAACGTGCTGTACGACCTCGAGTCAGCTTCGCTTTACCAATGGTGGGTCGGCGATGTTGCTCGGCAACGGAGCGAAGGAAAGACTTGGCACTGGGAAATCGGCGGACGCGGGCTGTTCGATCCCACTTCGCCAGTTCCTGAAATTGTCCTTCGGGATGGCGACGACAATCCAATCTCGCCGCGCCGCGACGGTCAGTTCTTCACGCGATTCGGAGAAATCGACTACGACGGCGACGCGCTGACCTGGACGCAGACGCTGCACTTCGGCACGTCCGATCCTATCGATCTGGAAGTCCGTCAAACGCTGACGCCACTTTGGACAAAGGAAGGTTCGCCGCGAAATGGCTTCACGCGATCGATCACCGTCACCAATCTTCCGGAAGGCTATTCGATCGGTCTCCGGCTTCCTCGCGAAACGCTGGCCGGCCCGGTTCAATTGGCAGGCCAGGTCGACGACCAGATCCAGTTCAGCTCCGGCGATATGCTGATCGCACTCGATCACGCCGAAACGCTATCGCCCGATGCCGGTCAGCTTGTCTGGTTAGCCGCCAACGAGAAGAACCTGACAGCGACCTATTCGCTTCGTCTGCCAGGCGAAACGATCGCCGCAGCCGCTGCTTTACCTCCGCAATTGTCGAAGGCTGTCGATCTCGACATCATCCCTGGCTGGTCGGCGACTCGTTTGCCGATCACCACCGAGATGATGTCGATCGCCATGGACTGGCAACCTGACGGCAGCCTGATGGCGGCTTCGCTGAAGGGGCGGATCTGGAAACTGACCGACACCGATGGCGACGGCCTGGAAGACACCTACCGGCAGTTCGGCGACGAATACGCGGCCCCTTACGGCCTGAAGGCTCACGGCAAGTATGTCGACATTGTCAACAAGTACGCGTTGCTGCGGCTGTGGGATGAAGATGGCGACGGTATCGTCGAAAAGGTAACGAACCTTTCCAACGGCTGGGGCCATACCGACGACTATCACGACTGGGTCGTAGGGTTGCCGCAAGACGCGGATGGCAACTACTACGCGGCGATTCCTTGCCAGCAAGATGGTCGCTCGAAAGAAGCTGCAAGGCTGCGTGGCACGGTCGTCAAACTGACCCCCACTTCCGACGATCCTCACAAGCAAACCTATCGCATTGAAGAACTGACTGCTGGGCATCGCTTCCCCATGGGGATCGCCCGGAATCATCAGGGGGAACTGTTTGTCACCGACAATCAAGGCAACTGGAACCCATTCAACGAGTTGAACCATGTCGTCCCAGGTCTGCGGTACGGCTTCATCAATGCCGTCGATCGCAAGCCGGGATTTGCTCCACCGGAAACGCCTCCGTCGATTGCGATCCCACATCCATGGACCCGAAGCGTCAACGGGATTTGCTTCCTCGAAACACCTGCCGATGTTCGCGAGAAACTGGGCTACGACTTGTTTGGTCCCTGGGAAGGCGACCTCGTTGGCTGCGAATACGACACCCGGCGGCTCGTCCGCATGAGCCTCGAGAAAGTAGGCGACACGATCCAAGGAGCCGCGTATCCACTGACGGTCGATCCTCCGCAAGATGTCGAGAAAGGCCTGTTGGGACCGATCAGTTGCGCAGTCGCTCCGGACGGGGACCTTTATGTCAGCAACCTCCGAGATGCCGGCTGGGGCGGCGGCAACAATGTTGGCACATTCACACGCCTTCGTCCGAACTCGGTGCACTTGCCACTGGGGATCGACGAAGTCCGTGCGACACCGACCGGCTTCAAGATTCGCTTTACCGATCAGATCGATGCCGGCTATGGCAATCTGGCGTCGAACTACAGCATTGCCTCTTACACCCGCACGTCGACGCCGGCCTATGGTGGCGACGATCAACAGCGGCGTTTGGAATCGGTCGCTTCGGTCGTCGTTTCGGAAGACCGCCTGGAAGCGACGGTCACCCTCGAAGCTCCGATCCGTGAGGGCTTCGTCTACGAGTTGTTCCTGGATGATGAAATTGCCGGCCCGGGCAAAACCCTCTGGCCGAAGGAAGCTCACTACACCATGCGTAAGGTTCGCGAAAACTAG
- the speA gene encoding biosynthetic arginine decarboxylase — protein MLKENGNRWSAADSTELYEVDRWGKNYFSINSDGHVMVHPSKSSEKGIDLKMVVDRLEARGVDLPILLRFSEILQNRLQDINNAFASAITEYEYQNKYSCIYPIKVNQQRHVVEEVLDYGRPYGFGLEAGSKPELLAVIAMTDEATPIICNGFKDTEYIEIAMYGQKLGRTIIPVVEKYTELALILKTAEEIGVRPKIGFRVKLASRGKGRWSASGGYHSKFGLTVTEVLRALDELKSRGMEDCFQLLHYHQGSQVSNIRYVKTALIEAARIYVDLVKRGAGLKYLDVGGGLGVDYDGSQTDFHSSMNYTLEEYARDVVSHVQSICNEAEVPHPHLLSESGRAVVAFHSVLVFGTLGVAEQGLGELKQEIDEDTPTPLRDLKEAYASVSPRTVLESFHDAQMALDMALSMFGNGNLTLEERSEAETLYWNLCFKIRGLISELDHVPEEFEGLDRMLCDTYFCNFSLFQSLPDNWAINQLFPIMPIHRLNEEPQRHAVIGDITCDSDGKIDQFIDRRHVKRTLQLHRYDGEPYYMAAFLVGAYQEVLGDLHNLFGDTNAVHVELDDQGEPSFTHIIKGDTVQEVLHYMQFNEEELTRQMQRSVEQSIKRGAIEQKDAGTIMKFYESGLRGYTYLE, from the coding sequence ATGCTGAAAGAGAATGGCAACCGGTGGTCTGCCGCCGACTCGACCGAACTGTACGAAGTCGATCGTTGGGGGAAGAACTACTTCAGCATCAATAGCGACGGGCACGTCATGGTGCACCCTTCCAAGTCGTCAGAGAAGGGAATTGATCTGAAGATGGTTGTCGACCGCCTCGAGGCCCGTGGTGTCGACCTGCCGATCTTGCTGCGATTCAGCGAGATCCTGCAGAACCGTCTGCAAGACATCAACAACGCCTTCGCTTCGGCCATCACCGAATACGAATACCAGAACAAGTATTCGTGCATTTACCCAATCAAGGTGAATCAGCAGCGGCACGTCGTCGAAGAAGTGCTCGACTATGGTCGCCCTTACGGCTTTGGTTTGGAAGCTGGTAGCAAGCCGGAACTTCTGGCCGTGATCGCGATGACCGACGAAGCGACGCCGATCATCTGCAATGGCTTCAAAGATACCGAGTACATCGAAATCGCCATGTACGGCCAGAAGCTCGGCCGCACCATTATCCCGGTTGTCGAGAAGTACACCGAGTTGGCCTTGATCTTGAAGACCGCCGAAGAAATTGGCGTTCGTCCGAAGATCGGTTTCCGCGTGAAGCTTGCTTCGCGCGGCAAGGGACGCTGGTCGGCCAGTGGTGGCTATCACAGCAAGTTTGGTCTGACTGTAACGGAAGTGCTGCGAGCCCTCGACGAACTGAAGTCGCGCGGCATGGAAGATTGCTTCCAACTGCTGCACTATCATCAGGGAAGCCAGGTCAGCAACATCCGCTACGTGAAGACGGCCTTGATCGAAGCGGCCCGAATCTATGTCGACCTCGTCAAACGGGGCGCCGGGCTGAAGTACCTGGACGTCGGTGGCGGTCTGGGCGTCGACTACGACGGTTCGCAGACCGACTTCCATTCCAGCATGAACTACACGCTGGAAGAATACGCCCGCGACGTTGTGTCGCACGTTCAATCGATCTGCAACGAAGCCGAAGTCCCGCATCCACACTTGCTATCGGAAAGTGGCCGCGCGGTGGTCGCGTTCCATAGCGTGCTGGTATTCGGCACGCTGGGTGTCGCTGAGCAAGGCTTGGGCGAACTGAAGCAAGAGATCGACGAAGATACGCCGACGCCACTTCGCGACCTGAAGGAAGCCTACGCTTCGGTCAGCCCACGCACGGTGCTGGAGAGCTTCCACGATGCTCAAATGGCGCTTGACATGGCGTTGTCGATGTTTGGCAACGGCAACTTGACTCTGGAAGAACGCAGTGAAGCTGAAACGCTGTATTGGAACCTGTGCTTCAAGATCCGCGGTCTGATCTCGGAACTGGATCACGTGCCGGAAGAGTTCGAAGGTTTGGATCGCATGCTGTGCGATACCTACTTCTGCAACTTCTCGCTGTTTCAGTCGCTGCCAGACAACTGGGCGATCAACCAATTGTTCCCGATCATGCCGATCCATCGGCTGAACGAAGAACCGCAGCGACATGCGGTGATTGGCGACATTACCTGCGACAGCGATGGCAAGATCGATCAGTTCATCGATCGTCGCCACGTCAAGCGAACGCTGCAACTCCACCGTTACGACGGCGAACCTTATTACATGGCGGCGTTTCTAGTGGGTGCTTACCAGGAAGTGCTGGGCGACCTGCACAACTTGTTCGGCGACACCAACGCGGTGCACGTGGAACTCGACGACCAGGGTGAGCCTTCCTTCACCCACATCATCAAGGGTGACACCGTTCAGGAAGTGCTGCACTACATGCAGTTCAACGAAGAAGAACTGACCCGCCAGATGCAGCGAAGCGTCGAGCAGTCGATCAAGCGTGGTGCCATCGAACAGAAAGACGCCGGCACGATCATGAAGTTTTATGAATCGGGTCTGCGAGGTTATACCTACCTCGAATAA
- a CDS encoding DUF1559 domain-containing protein, which yields MRTHSRLGFTLVELLVVIAIIGVLIALLLPAVQQAREAARRMSCSNNLKQIGIAMHTYHDTHLKFPPGYFQTLGYDVRPYNTSGHQFRYCYARSILPYMEQQALWEQLDAGQKINKGSWEIDAARTVVQGYMCPSDGAGPKVSKEGFGGNYLGVHGNSRYYDSGGNADERMNGMFFALSKVRMGDVTDGTSHTLLVSEINLIPEGGVDASVTDRRGMYNMCYTGNATISANVTPNSPTPDVQEAGRFVNNDQYAPAVSAGGGGVYATYARSHHPGGVQALKVDGSVSFVAETIDSVIWRAAATRDGGEVTAGLQ from the coding sequence ATGCGTACTCATTCTCGTCTCGGTTTCACCCTGGTTGAACTGCTGGTGGTGATTGCAATTATCGGTGTATTGATCGCCCTTCTGCTTCCAGCGGTGCAGCAAGCTCGTGAAGCGGCACGTCGCATGTCGTGCAGTAACAACCTGAAGCAAATCGGGATCGCGATGCACACCTATCACGATACTCACCTGAAATTCCCTCCTGGCTACTTCCAGACACTGGGATACGATGTCCGGCCTTATAACACGTCGGGGCACCAGTTCCGTTACTGCTATGCCCGCAGCATCCTGCCTTACATGGAACAACAGGCCCTGTGGGAACAGCTGGACGCCGGTCAGAAGATCAATAAAGGTTCGTGGGAAATCGACGCGGCTCGCACAGTGGTCCAGGGCTATATGTGCCCTTCAGATGGCGCCGGCCCGAAGGTTTCCAAAGAAGGCTTCGGCGGTAACTACCTCGGCGTGCATGGCAACTCGCGCTACTACGATTCAGGCGGTAACGCCGACGAACGGATGAACGGCATGTTCTTCGCTTTGTCGAAGGTTCGGATGGGTGACGTGACCGACGGCACCAGCCACACGCTGCTGGTCAGCGAAATCAACCTGATCCCGGAAGGTGGCGTCGATGCCTCGGTCACCGATCGTCGCGGGATGTACAACATGTGCTACACCGGCAATGCCACGATCTCGGCTAACGTCACTCCGAATTCGCCAACCCCAGACGTCCAAGAAGCTGGCCGGTTTGTGAACAACGATCAGTACGCCCCGGCTGTCAGCGCCGGTGGTGGCGGTGTCTATGCGACTTATGCCCGTAGCCACCACCCAGGCGGTGTTCAGGCTTTGAAGGTCGACGGTTCGGTGAGCTTCGTTGCGGAAACGATCGACAGCGTCATCTGGCGAGCGGCAGCGACTCGTGACGGTGGCGAAGTCACGGCTGGCCTGCAATAA
- a CDS encoding helix-turn-helix domain-containing protein: protein MSALNQILSKRPKLSMSVDSWEMYRTTPNWMRERMLAVNHFQDDVVGFEIAEVLLSEAIDDGDAADQHLLSLLVNSAATSPLELDMGFGRYLRPNEPGNMILTSAGVSTEIKGKGPFHSITFYIDKDALNARASRLLGKEFKSLDVLHSNFFRDDALEVLMKRLLHQYQASPAAGQRMTAGDVVDDIVRRLLVISKHKLPNVRKRDRLRPDSIQRALDFMHAHFADDLSRDLIAGVAGVDPCHFTRLFRQTMGETPKRYLLKIRIDHAKQLLRYGSMDLSMAEIAQQCGFYSPSHLGREFRRQVGTTPNLYRTYT, encoded by the coding sequence ATGAGTGCACTGAACCAAATCCTGTCGAAACGTCCCAAGCTATCGATGAGCGTCGATAGCTGGGAGATGTATCGCACCACGCCCAATTGGATGCGTGAGAGGATGTTGGCGGTCAATCATTTTCAGGACGACGTGGTTGGATTCGAGATCGCGGAAGTCCTGCTCTCCGAGGCGATCGACGATGGCGACGCGGCCGACCAGCACTTGCTCTCGTTGCTGGTAAACAGTGCCGCGACAAGCCCGCTGGAACTCGACATGGGGTTCGGTCGATATCTACGCCCCAACGAGCCCGGCAACATGATTTTGACCTCGGCGGGTGTCTCGACCGAGATCAAAGGCAAAGGGCCTTTCCACAGCATCACCTTCTACATCGACAAAGATGCCCTCAACGCACGGGCCAGTCGCTTACTGGGGAAAGAGTTCAAGTCGCTGGACGTACTGCACAGCAACTTCTTCCGCGACGATGCCCTGGAAGTGCTGATGAAGCGTTTGCTCCATCAATATCAGGCCTCTCCGGCGGCTGGTCAGCGAATGACGGCTGGCGATGTGGTCGACGACATCGTCCGGCGTCTGTTGGTCATCTCGAAACACAAGCTGCCGAACGTTCGCAAACGAGATCGCCTGCGGCCTGATTCGATTCAGCGTGCCCTCGATTTCATGCACGCTCACTTCGCCGACGACCTTTCCCGCGATCTGATCGCCGGAGTCGCCGGCGTCGATCCGTGTCACTTCACAAGGCTGTTCCGCCAAACCATGGGGGAAACGCCCAAACGCTATCTGTTGAAGATCCGCATCGACCACGCCAAGCAACTGCTGCGATATGGAAGCATGGACCTGAGCATGGCCGAGATCGCTCAGCAGTGCGGTTTCTATAGCCCGTCCCATCTTGGGCGAGAATTCCGCCGCCAGGTCGGCACCACGCCCAATCTCTACCGAACCTACACCTAA
- a CDS encoding DUF1559 domain-containing protein, translating into MKKRGFTLVELLVVIAIIGVLIALLLPAVQQAREAARRMQCTNNMKQIGLALHNYHDTQGALPRQLPNLVTPYTPVNIALAPYMEQGNIEAEYVHTDWFFNSPNDYLKDKRPDAFRCPTTPDGDAPLALTGWQTSDYNYMTHYVIYASATSASSLTGNGPFRTWMPFRKITDGLSNSLFVYEAAGKNHIYIHEKRMPDSYETTLNWGKSLDANFSVGWLGLSQGYTLMPTTWILNSTETALQSYVNTGNCINNSNLLGRAYSFHPGGMNGLLGDGSVRFIPEYIDFDTSVRLSDPADGKVLGEF; encoded by the coding sequence ATGAAAAAGCGTGGTTTTACCCTGGTAGAGCTCCTGGTCGTGATCGCGATCATCGGAGTCCTCATCGCCCTTCTATTGCCTGCCGTGCAACAGGCCCGCGAAGCTGCTCGCCGCATGCAATGCACCAACAACATGAAGCAGATCGGGCTCGCTCTTCACAACTATCACGACACCCAGGGCGCGCTGCCACGTCAGTTGCCGAACCTGGTTACGCCTTATACGCCTGTCAACATTGCCCTGGCTCCTTACATGGAACAAGGCAACATCGAAGCCGAATACGTCCATACCGACTGGTTCTTTAACTCACCAAACGACTATCTGAAAGATAAGCGTCCCGACGCTTTCCGCTGTCCGACAACGCCTGACGGGGACGCCCCGCTTGCCCTGACCGGTTGGCAGACATCCGACTACAACTACATGACGCACTACGTCATCTATGCGTCGGCGACCTCTGCTTCGAGTCTGACCGGCAATGGACCTTTCCGTACCTGGATGCCATTCCGCAAGATCACCGATGGCCTGTCGAACTCGCTCTTCGTCTACGAAGCCGCCGGTAAGAACCATATCTACATTCACGAGAAGCGAATGCCTGACTCGTACGAGACAACCCTCAACTGGGGCAAGTCGCTCGATGCGAACTTCTCGGTTGGCTGGCTCGGACTTTCGCAGGGCTACACCTTGATGCCGACGACCTGGATTTTGAACTCGACCGAAACCGCTTTGCAAAGCTATGTGAACACCGGCAACTGCATTAACAACTCGAACTTGCTGGGGCGTGCCTACAGTTTCCACCCAGGCGGCATGAATGGACTGCTCGGCGATGGCTCGGTGCGGTTCATTCCCGAATACATCGACTTCGATACTTCGGTTCGTCTGTCTGATCCAGCCGACGGCAAGGTCTTAGGAGAGTTCTAA